GCGCGCCGGATTCAGCCGGGGCCAGTGGATGAACGCGGGTGCGGGGCGTCTGCCCCAGCACCACATCACGGTCGACTACTGCCGCGAACTGGGGGTCGAGCTCGAGACGTTCGTCAACCAGAACGCCCACGGCTACCTGTGGCGCTCGGGGGATCACAGGTTGTCGGGCCAGGCGATCCGGCACCGCGAGGCCAAGGCCGACACGTACGGCTACGTGGCCGAGCTGCTGGCCAAGGCGACCGACCAGGGTGCGCTCGACCAGTACGTGACGACCGAGGACAAGGAACGCATCATCTCCTTCGCCCGCAGCTTCGGATCGATCGGCCCCAAGGTGCCCGGCGACCCGGCCGCGAGCTTCAAGTACACCGGCAGCGGCCGCCGTGGCTACTCGGTCGAGCCCGGTGTCACCGCCGGTACGCCGACCGCTCCGTTCAGTCTCTCCGACGTGTTCGCCAGCGGCATCGGCAACTACTTCTCCTTCGAGAGCGGCTGGGACCAGGCGATGCAGATGCTCCACCCGAAGGGTGGCATGCAGGCGATCTCCGAGGCGTTCGTCCGTGCCATCGGCCGGCAGCGGGTCAAGTTCGGCGCGCTGGCCACCTCGCTCCAGAACACGGCCAAGGGCGTCGAGGTCGTCTACCAGCAGGGTCACCTCAAGCGCAAGATCGAGGCTGACTTCGCGATCTGCACCGTCCCGCCACAGGTCGCCGCGAAGATCCCCAGCAACCTGCCGACCGAGGTCATCACCGCGCTCCAGGCGCCGACGGTCACGAACGCGGGCAAGATCGGCATCGAGTACTCCCGCCGGTGGTGGGAGCTCGACCACAAGATCTACGGCGGCATCACCAACGCGAACAACGAGCTCGCGAACATGTGGTACCCGAGCGGGGGCTTCCACAGCAAGCGCGGCGTGATGGTCGGCTACTACAACACCGGCTCGAGCGCCAACACCTACGGAGCGCTCACGCCGAAGCAGCGGTTGGCCAAGGCGCTCGAGCAGGGCGCTGAGATCCACGGCGAGGCCTACAAGCAGAA
This genomic interval from Aeromicrobium choanae contains the following:
- a CDS encoding flavin monoamine oxidase family protein: MQQTRRDFLQKVGVAGGAGVMLHTMGSLGMTSAAHADTPPFNPLKPGSLGRHGRKSVVILGAGVAGLTAAYELLKGGYDVTILEANERPGGRAWTVQGGDRATDTVGQTQRAGFSRGQWMNAGAGRLPQHHITVDYCRELGVELETFVNQNAHGYLWRSGDHRLSGQAIRHREAKADTYGYVAELLAKATDQGALDQYVTTEDKERIISFARSFGSIGPKVPGDPAASFKYTGSGRRGYSVEPGVTAGTPTAPFSLSDVFASGIGNYFSFESGWDQAMQMLHPKGGMQAISEAFVRAIGRQRVKFGALATSLQNTAKGVEVVYQQGHLKRKIEADFAICTVPPQVAAKIPSNLPTEVITALQAPTVTNAGKIGIEYSRRWWELDHKIYGGITNANNELANMWYPSGGFHSKRGVMVGYYNTGSSANTYGALTPKQRLAKALEQGAEIHGEAYKQNVSSAFSVNWATVKHIEGAWVGWRSRTDGNYDRLVAPTKNVYFAGDWLSHTIAWQHGGIVSAREVVEQIHQRVTSR